From the genome of Burkholderia pyrrocinia:
GTGCGCCGCCGCCGTTCGGCGACAGGCTGTTCCAGAAGAACGTGTGGTTCCAGATTTGCGCGGCGTTGTTGAAGATGCCGCCCGACGACTTCTTCACGATCTCTTCCAGCGACAGGTTTTCGAATTCCGTGCCCGGGATCAGATTGTTCAGGTTCGTCACATAAGCCTGATGGTGCTTGCCGTAGTGGTACTGGATCGTCTCGAGCGAGATGGTCGGCGCGAGTGCGTCTTCAGCGTACGGGAGCGGCGGGAGCGTATGAGCCATGGCGATTCCTTCGTTGAGTATGTAGGGGGGCTTGTGTTGAATGCTGCCGAGCGTCCGATTGTAGGCGAGGACGAATAACCCCGCAAACTCACGGGCCATTTATCCGCGGTATGCGGAAAAGCGATGTTGGCGCATCGTCCGGCAGGACGAGCCGGCAGAGCGCCGCATCCGTTCCCGTGCGCGGGACGCCCGTTTCGACCCGTCGCTTCGCGTGCGCCGGTTAACGTCAGATCGTATCGGTGAGGCGCGGCTGCACGTCGGCGAGCGTGACGTCGGCCGAGCCTTCGGCGAGATGCACGGTCAGACGCCGCTGCGGCTTCAGCGCGTTCGGCGCGCGCACCGCGCGACCCGTCTGCGCATCGATGAGCGCCGCATAGCCGCGCTCGAGCGTGCGCTGCGGGCTCAGCACCTCGAGCCGCGCCGCACAGGCTGACACACGTGCCGTGTCGCGTTCGTGACGGCGCTGCAATGCAACCGCGAGACGCTGCGACAGCCCCGCGAGCGCCTGGCGCGCCTGTGACGGATCGGGTCGCGCGCGCTGCCAGCGCAACTGCGCGAGCGCGAACCGCGCGCGCGCGTCGCGCACCGGCCGCGACGCCGCCGACGCGAGCCGCACCGCGAGCTGCTCGACGTGCGTGCGCTGCCGCTGCAGCCGCTCGGCCGGGCTCACGAGCCGGCGCGCGAGCCAGTCGAGCTGCTGCGCGCGCTGTTCGAGCCTGCGTTCCATGCCGCGCGCGAGCGCACGCTGGCGGTCGCCGACCTCGCGCAGCAGCAGCGCGCGCTGCGGGCTCGCGAGCTCGGCCGCGCCGGTCGGCGTCGGCGCGCGCACGTCGGCCGCGAAGTCAGCGATCGTGAAATCGGTTTCGTGCCCGACGCCGCTGACGACCGGCAGCTCGCTCGCCGCGATCGCGCGCGCCAGCGCTTCGTCGTTGAACGACCACAGATCCTCGATCGAGCCGCCGCCGCGGCAGACCAGCAGCACGTCGACCTCGCGCCGCGCATTCGCGGCCTCG
Proteins encoded in this window:
- the xseA gene encoding exodeoxyribonuclease VII large subunit gives rise to the protein MSSDSPFAAPGATRSGDEVIPVSALNRAISTMLERSFPLLWISGEVSNFTRAASGHWYFSIKDQQAQMRCVMFRGRAQYAEFTPREGDRIEVRAVVTMYEPRGEVQLNVEAVRRTGQGRLYEAFLRLKAQLEGEGLFAPERKRPLPAHPRAIGIVTSLQAAALRDVLTTLARRAPHIPVIVYPAPVQGAGSAEKLVAAVEAANARREVDVLLVCRGGGSIEDLWSFNDEALARAIAASELPVVSGVGHETDFTIADFAADVRAPTPTGAAELASPQRALLLREVGDRQRALARGMERRLEQRAQQLDWLARRLVSPAERLQRQRTHVEQLAVRLASAASRPVRDARARFALAQLRWQRARPDPSQARQALAGLSQRLAVALQRRHERDTARVSACAARLEVLSPQRTLERGYAALIDAQTGRAVRAPNALKPQRRLTVHLAEGSADVTLADVQPRLTDTI